In Procambarus clarkii isolate CNS0578487 chromosome 6, FALCON_Pclarkii_2.0, whole genome shotgun sequence, one DNA window encodes the following:
- the LOC138355760 gene encoding testis-specific gene A8 protein-like codes for MCLSVCCWRTHSPPPCPPDNTQAAQAAQAAQAAQAAQAAQAAQAPQAPQAPQAAQAAQAAQSAQAAQAAQAAQAAQAAQAAQAAQAAQAAQAAQAPQTAQAAQAAQAAQAAQAAQAAQATQAAQAAQAKHARNDAVNVEIIP; via the coding sequence atgtgtctgagtgtgtgttgCTGGCGCACCCATTCCCCACCTCCCTGTCCCCCAGATAACACACAGGCAGCACAGGCAGCACAGGCAGCACAGGCAGCACAGGCAGCACAGGCAGCACAGGCAGCACAGGCACCACAGGCACCACAGGCACCACAGGCAGCACAGGCAGCACAGGCAGCACAGTCAGCACAGGCAGCTCAGGCAGCACAGGCAGCACAGGCAGCACAGGCAGCACAGGCAGCTCAGGCAGCTCAGGCAGCACAGGCAGCTCAGGCAGCACAGGCACCACAGACAGCACAGGCAGCACAGGCAGCACAGGCAGCTCAGGCAGCACAGGCAGCTCAGGCAGCACAGGCAACACAGGCAGCACAGGCAGCACAGGCTAAACACGCAAGAAACGACGCGGTAAATGTAGAGATTATTCCTTAG